A DNA window from Anastrepha obliqua isolate idAnaObli1 chromosome 5, idAnaObli1_1.0, whole genome shotgun sequence contains the following coding sequences:
- the LOC129248072 gene encoding adenylate kinase isoenzyme 5 — protein MGICLDTDASAAQDTGEPGNDWNHIRTQNSANGRIGTGNMVAIDMPNAGKIKFDPPKVPVIFVLGGPGSGKVTHCDTFMQERRGVTHINMMDLLQQYAMGNDMQDFSQLSSKTVTEVLMLEMKMAPAAKAYLISGFPRSMRDVVEYSEKIQVVNGVILISWRQSVLQKQIDYGAKLGHVVLSLAKMELENFFKNVMPVADYFDQSDMLIAVNGERAPAEVYKDFRTAVLDILSTLENQEAMLNGVTGMGRGINDIPGSIVSVDTAPSQAANIADISNANANNKTVFAANTNHNNNRSHYNNNMGDQSIANAMGAHIASGVTAAAATAGITDAEVITSQPALTTTNNAATSMDHNLDNIPPVIWVIGGPGSNKARLCMKAVGLNPGWGHISMGRLLRAITDSAPRANTENYTVKESLSAGEMVPEKAISNILDVNIRQMMDRKGILIDGYPRNLQQIKHFENKYKQRPPIVLLDCSKLQLGRGRVDDTVSSFRRRLELFREQTLPMLKTMDKDNRLQIVDGDTDSPSVQREFEKIIRQHIQNIQGDGTRPASNMIDAGMMTNHVNRDQTDAILHDLENNVPGAVPTISHHVSLMNGHLKNRNNSAANNLNSNQPTMNGDIRVSGMTGSMDFRHMLEEAERYPVDSYM, from the exons ATGCCAGCGCGGCACAAGATACCGGCGAACCCGGGAACGATTGGAATCATATACGAACTCAAAACAGTGCCAATGGACGGATCGGTACGGGAAACATGGTCGCCATAGACATGCCAAATgctggaaaaataaaattcgatcCGCCCAAAGTGCCAGTGATATTTGTTTTAGGCGGCCCAGGTAGTGGAAAGGTGACACACTGTGACACATTTATGCAGGAGCGCCGTGGTGTGACACATATAAATATGATGGATTTGTTGCAGCAGTATGCAATGGGAAACG ATATGCAAGACTTCTCGCAACTATCCTCAAAAACCGTCACTGAGGTGCTCATGCTGGAAATGAAAATGGCTCCAGCTGCCAAAGCGTACCTAATTTCGGGATTTCCACGCTCAATGCGCGACGTGGTCGAATATTCGGAAAAG aTTCAAGTCGTGAATGGCGTGATTTTGATATCCTGGCGTCAATCGGTTCTGCAAAAGCAAATTGattatggcgcaaaattaggtCATGTCGTACTCTCCTTAGCCAAAATGGAATTagagaatttctttaaaaatgtgatGCCTGTAGCAGACTACTTCGATCAAAGTGATATGTTAATAGCT GTAAATGGTGAGCGGGCGCCAGCCGAAGTGTACAAAGACTTTCGTACTGCTGTACTCGACATACTGAGCACGCTTGAAAATCAAGAGGCCATGCTGAATGGAGTTACAGGTATGGGCAGAGGGATAAATGATATACCCGGCAGTATTGTTAGCGTAGACACCGCACCTAGTCAAGCCGCGAATATTGCAGACATTTCAAATGCCAACGCCAACAACAAAACTGTATTTGCTGCCAAcaccaaccacaacaacaatagaagccattacaacaacaatatgggCGATCAGAGCATAGCGAATGCAATGGGCGCACACATTGCTTCAGGTgtcactgctgctgctgcgactGCAGGAATTACAGATGCTGAAGTCATCACCTCACAACCTGCATTGACGACAACCAATAATGCCGCGACGAGTATGGACCACAATTTGGACAATATACCGCCAGTAATTTGGGTCATCGGTGGACCAGGTAGCAATAAAGCGAGGCTGTGCATGAAGGCTGTGGGTTTGAATCCTGGTTGGGGGCACATAAG CATGGGACGACTTTTGCGTGCCATAACCGACTCGGCACCACGTGCCAATACTGAAAACTATACCGTCAAAGAGTCACTTTCCGCTGGCGAAATGGTGCCGGAGAAGGCGATTAGCAACATACTCGATGTGAATATACGGCAAATGATGGATCGTAAAGGCATACTGATCGATGGTTATCCACGAAATTTGCAgcaaattaaacattttgaaaataag TACAAACAGCGACCTCCCATTGTGCTGCTGGACTGTTCAAAACTGCAGTTGGGCCGTGGACGGGTCGATGATACTGTCTCCTCGTTTCGGCGTCGGCTAGAACTTTTCCGAGAGCAAACCTTGCCAATGCTGAAAACTATGGATAAAGATAATCGCCTGCAAATT GTCGATGGCGATACAGACAGCCCGTCAGTGCAGCGCGAATTCGAAAAAATCATACGCCAGCACATACAAAATATACAAGGTGATGGAACTCGACCAGCAAGCAATATGATTGATGCTGGCATGATGACCAATCATGTGAATCGTGATCAAACCGATGCCATTTTACATGATCTGGAAAATAATGTTCCGGGTGCAGTGCCAACTATAAGTCATCATGTTTCGCTCATGAATGGCCATTTGAAGAATCGAAATAACAGTGCAGCAAATAACTTAAACAGTAATCAACCGACAATGAACGGCGATATACGCGTATCGGGAATGACCGGTAGTATGGATTTTAGACACATGCTCGAGGAGGCTGAGAGATACCCCGTAGACTCGTATATGTAA